In Candidatus Hydrogenedentota bacterium, a genomic segment contains:
- a CDS encoding Ig-like domain-containing protein: MSNKNLVMGLVAGMCAAMQATAAIWYVDKDNTGTQNGTSWGTAYTTIQQAIDSAAAGDRVWVAEGVYDEPRTADAAGSLVLKTNVSVYGGFIGKAAGGYETQLSQRNWVAHVVTIDGANGRGAGVRAYHVVKGTTGSTLDGFTITGGNANGSAWNGCGGGFFSDTSGGTVSNCVFTANSASVGGAIGNRSSSATFSKCTIYSNTAFSGAGVYNDGGSPVFSNCLLYRNVATNGGGMWSFNGSTPSLVNCTFALNQATAGAGLYADGATVTLLNTILFFDSGGEIFSTGATLNATYCNVQGGLAGTGNIAQNPVFADANVNDFRLGSGSPCINTGTNVGAPATDITGTTRPQGAAFDMGAYEMAAPVADFTAVPSFGGAALAVQFTDTTVTPSCIPITQWSWIFGDSATSPEQNPVHVYGIPGVFAVTLTVTTSVGSSSKTGYIGSLASVQSVQVVDGLHVDVQYNGAMGASASSPANYTLSGTGKGTLAANPTTVTLVGPNRFRLEWTTGEMVPDGDITITVSNVLDAYGNVLSGFNSATDPRGGMGGAPGVETVAVTSGTTVDVTYNRPMGAGAVTAANYALSGSGKGTLAVNPASVALAGNNKYRLTWTSGEMIDRGDIVITVSNVSDAYGNAIGAYNTGTHAGGAVGVAPRVTTVAAQTAQTIDVTFSEAMGAGVTSNANYVLSGPGMGSLSPNPTSVALSSGNKYRLTWVSGEMVNGATITVTVSGVYDAAANPIAGINNSGTHYGGGIGTAPTVTALAIQSGSSMDVTFSELLGEGALVPTNYIASGTGLGSLSAYPAGVVYVGSNKYRLTWTSGEMRNGGSITVTVSNVKDPAGNAIGSTGNSGTVAGGAIGAAPTVLGVSVQASNAVNILFSEAMNAAALTNTNYALSGTGKGSLATSPNSVTLVGLNTYRLGWNTGEMVKGGNITVTASGMSDLAGNPIGSPNSGTDAGAAVASVPTVQLTSATPATTGASPIPVSVAFSEPVTGFTGSDIATGNASVANFAGTGMSYTFNLVPASEGLVTANIPEGIATDAAGNGNAALETVFTRVFARTSVVSATVVYNGMVDVVFSAAMGDGATAPANYTLSGSGKGSLAAHPDTAALLYGNTYRLTWGSGEMLDRGNITITVTGATDAGGNPLGAVNTATHYSGAVGIPPTVYLSTDAQGATRLSPIPARATFSEPVTGFSAEGISPMNATVQNLQGSGTDYTFDLVPAGAGPVFAQVLAGAASDAAGNRVSASPMFVRLYDPNPPAAMVTLDDPSPTDADSVAFRVTFSEDVDDSFNAGNVSLIGSLAPYATFAISGASPSYKVQVALSHGDASGNIGIRVSATGIKDAAGNECANDASAYYVVNNDFGFAAPPEGGQVYAGEPFTFTIELEPHADPVVLQWKWENNQGVVTDVGFDSPMLILPETNTAQSGRYWCEATYHGTTYSSRKATLTVVGLLTIINQPQSVAVQIGQTVTLAVTAGGGVQPLRYTWRKNGVDIPNANGPTYIIPSVQLADAAGYSCQIRDDRTQSVTSETAVVRITESLPAAGMPGLMLLSAVLTMCGGVWIARRRALV; encoded by the coding sequence ATGTCGAATAAGAATCTGGTTATGGGGTTGGTGGCGGGAATGTGTGCGGCGATGCAGGCGACCGCAGCCATTTGGTATGTTGACAAAGACAATACGGGCACGCAGAACGGCACAAGTTGGGGGACGGCTTATACCACGATTCAGCAAGCCATAGACTCCGCGGCGGCCGGGGATCGCGTATGGGTGGCCGAGGGTGTTTATGACGAGCCACGCACGGCGGACGCCGCGGGATCGCTCGTGCTCAAAACCAATGTCAGCGTGTACGGCGGCTTTATCGGCAAGGCCGCCGGCGGATACGAGACGCAGCTTTCGCAGCGGAATTGGGTGGCGCATGTCGTGACCATTGATGGGGCGAACGGACGCGGGGCCGGTGTTCGCGCGTACCATGTCGTCAAGGGGACGACGGGTTCGACGCTCGACGGTTTCACGATCACCGGCGGCAACGCCAACGGCAGCGCGTGGAACGGCTGCGGCGGCGGCTTTTTTAGCGACACGTCGGGCGGCACGGTGTCCAATTGTGTGTTTACAGCCAACAGCGCAAGCGTCGGCGGGGCCATCGGCAACCGGTCCTCATCCGCCACGTTTTCGAAGTGCACAATATATTCCAACACCGCGTTCAGCGGCGCGGGCGTGTACAACGACGGTGGATCGCCGGTGTTCTCGAACTGCCTGCTGTATCGCAACGTCGCCACCAACGGCGGCGGCATGTGGAGTTTCAACGGCAGCACGCCGTCGCTGGTCAATTGCACCTTTGCGCTCAACCAGGCCACCGCCGGGGCCGGCCTTTATGCCGACGGGGCGACGGTCACGTTGCTGAACACCATTCTTTTTTTCGATTCGGGGGGTGAAATCTTCAGCACCGGAGCGACCCTCAACGCGACCTATTGCAATGTGCAGGGGGGCTTGGCCGGCACGGGAAACATCGCCCAGAATCCGGTGTTTGCCGACGCCAATGTCAACGATTTCCGGCTGGGCAGCGGTTCGCCCTGCATCAATACGGGCACGAACGTCGGGGCGCCCGCCACCGACATCACCGGGACGACCCGGCCGCAAGGCGCGGCCTTCGACATGGGCGCGTATGAAATGGCGGCTCCAGTGGCCGATTTTACGGCGGTGCCGTCGTTTGGCGGCGCGGCGCTGGCGGTCCAGTTCACCGACACGACAGTCACGCCGTCGTGTATTCCTATCACGCAATGGTCGTGGATTTTCGGCGACAGCGCCACCAGTCCGGAACAGAATCCGGTGCATGTGTACGGGATCCCCGGCGTCTTTGCCGTCACGTTGACGGTAACGACTTCCGTGGGTTCCAGTTCCAAGACCGGTTACATCGGCTCGCTGGCTTCGGTGCAGTCGGTTCAGGTGGTGGACGGCCTGCACGTGGACGTGCAATACAACGGGGCCATGGGGGCAAGCGCCTCTTCGCCCGCCAATTACACCCTTTCCGGTACGGGCAAGGGCACCCTGGCCGCCAATCCAACGACGGTCACCCTGGTCGGCCCGAACCGGTTCCGGCTGGAATGGACGACCGGCGAGATGGTTCCCGACGGCGACATCACGATCACGGTTTCCAACGTGCTGGATGCGTATGGGAATGTGTTGAGCGGTTTCAACAGCGCGACGGATCCGCGGGGCGGCATGGGCGGCGCGCCCGGCGTTGAAACGGTGGCCGTGACGTCGGGCACGACGGTGGACGTGACGTACAACCGCCCGATGGGCGCCGGCGCCGTCACGGCAGCCAACTATGCGCTTTCGGGATCGGGCAAGGGCACCCTGGCCGTCAATCCCGCCTCGGTCGCGCTGGCCGGCAACAACAAGTATCGCCTTACATGGACATCCGGCGAGATGATTGATCGCGGGGACATTGTCATTACCGTGTCGAATGTGTCCGACGCCTACGGGAACGCCATCGGCGCGTACAACACCGGCACGCACGCGGGCGGTGCGGTCGGGGTCGCACCGCGGGTCACGACCGTCGCCGCGCAAACCGCCCAGACGATTGACGTGACTTTTTCGGAAGCCATGGGCGCCGGGGTAACCTCGAACGCCAACTACGTCTTGTCGGGACCGGGCATGGGATCCCTGTCCCCGAATCCAACATCCGTCGCGCTCAGCAGCGGCAACAAGTACCGGCTGACATGGGTTTCCGGCGAAATGGTCAACGGCGCGACGATAACCGTGACCGTTTCGGGTGTTTACGACGCGGCCGCCAATCCGATCGCCGGCATCAACAACAGCGGCACGCATTACGGCGGGGGAATCGGAACCGCGCCCACGGTGACGGCGCTTGCGATTCAATCCGGTTCAAGCATGGATGTTACCTTTAGCGAACTGCTGGGGGAAGGCGCCCTCGTGCCGACGAACTACATCGCAAGCGGCACGGGTCTCGGCTCGTTGAGCGCCTATCCGGCCGGCGTGGTCTATGTCGGCAGCAACAAATATCGTTTGACGTGGACCTCCGGCGAAATGCGCAACGGCGGCTCCATCACGGTGACCGTGTCGAACGTGAAAGATCCCGCGGGCAACGCAATCGGCTCGACCGGCAATTCCGGCACGGTCGCCGGCGGCGCGATCGGCGCCGCGCCGACGGTGCTCGGCGTGTCCGTGCAGGCCTCCAACGCGGTCAATATCCTGTTCAGCGAAGCCATGAACGCCGCGGCGTTGACAAACACCAACTACGCCTTGTCCGGAACCGGCAAGGGATCGCTTGCCACGTCGCCCAATTCCGTGACGCTCGTCGGCCTGAACACCTACCGTCTGGGCTGGAACACAGGCGAAATGGTGAAGGGCGGCAACATCACCGTAACGGCCAGCGGCATGTCCGACCTTGCCGGCAACCCCATCGGTTCGCCGAATTCGGGCACGGACGCCGGGGCGGCGGTGGCCAGCGTTCCCACGGTCCAGTTGACGTCCGCCACGCCGGCCACAACGGGCGCCTCGCCCATCCCCGTTTCGGTGGCCTTCAGCGAACCTGTGACCGGCTTTACCGGCAGCGACATCGCGACGGGCAACGCTTCCGTCGCCAACTTTGCCGGAACCGGCATGTCGTACACGTTCAACCTTGTGCCGGCCTCGGAAGGTCTGGTGACGGCGAACATTCCCGAAGGCATTGCAACGGATGCCGCTGGAAACGGAAACGCGGCGCTGGAGACCGTATTCACGCGCGTTTTCGCGCGGACCAGCGTCGTCTCGGCGACGGTTGTCTACAACGGGATGGTGGATGTCGTGTTCAGCGCGGCCATGGGCGACGGCGCCACCGCGCCGGCCAATTACACGTTGAGCGGATCAGGGAAAGGCTCGCTGGCCGCGCATCCGGACACGGCCGCGTTGCTCTATGGAAACACCTATCGGTTGACATGGGGATCCGGCGAGATGCTGGATCGCGGCAACATCACGATTACGGTCACGGGCGCGACCGATGCCGGCGGCAACCCGCTCGGCGCCGTCAACACGGCCACGCACTACAGCGGCGCCGTCGGCATTCCCCCAACCGTATATCTGAGCACCGACGCGCAAGGCGCCACGCGCCTCTCGCCGATTCCGGCGCGCGCCACGTTCAGCGAACCCGTCACGGGGTTTTCCGCGGAGGGCATTTCCCCGATGAACGCCACCGTGCAGAACCTCCAGGGCAGCGGAACGGATTACACGTTCGACCTTGTGCCCGCCGGCGCGGGGCCGGTCTTTGCGCAGGTTCTCGCGGGGGCCGCGTCCGATGCCGCGGGCAACCGCGTTTCGGCGTCGCCCATGTTCGTGCGGCTCTATGATCCCAATCCGCCCGCCGCCATGGTCACGCTCGACGATCCGTCGCCGACGGATGCCGATTCGGTCGCGTTCCGCGTCACGTTCAGCGAGGACGTGGACGACAGTTTCAATGCCGGCAACGTTTCGCTGATCGGATCGCTTGCCCCATACGCGACGTTCGCCATTTCGGGCGCAAGCCCCTCGTACAAGGTCCAGGTCGCGCTTTCCCACGGCGATGCGAGCGGCAACATCGGCATCCGCGTAAGCGCCACGGGAATCAAGGATGCCGCGGGCAACGAGTGCGCGAACGACGCGTCGGCCTATTATGTCGTCAACAACGATTTCGGTTTCGCCGCGCCGCCCGAAGGCGGGCAGGTGTACGCCGGCGAACCGTTCACGTTCACCATTGAACTTGAACCGCATGCGGATCCCGTCGTCCTCCAATGGAAATGGGAAAACAACCAAGGCGTCGTGACCGACGTGGGGTTCGACTCGCCCATGCTGATCCTGCCTGAAACCAACACG